Genomic DNA from Pleurodeles waltl isolate 20211129_DDA chromosome 1_2, aPleWal1.hap1.20221129, whole genome shotgun sequence:
TTGAGTTCAAGGGTCCTGGTATATGACGCACCTTTGAGTTCAAGGGTCCTGGTATATGACACAACGTTTAGTTAGAGGGTCCTAGTATATGAAACATCTTTGAGTTCAAGGGTCCTGGTATATGACCCACCTTTGAGTTCAAGGGTCCTGGTATATGACGCACCTTTGAGTTCAAGGGTCCAGGTATATGACGCACCTTTGAGTTCAAGGGTCCTGGTATATGACACACCTTTGAGATCAAGGGTCCTAGTATATGACGCACCTTTAAGTTTAAGGGTCCTGGTATATGACGCACCTTTGAGTTCAAGGGTCCTGGTATATAACATACCTTTGAGTTCAAGGGTCCTGGTATATGACGCACCTTTGAGTTCAAGGGTCCTAGTATATGACGCACCTTTGAGTTCAAGGGTCCTGGTATATGACACATCTTTGAGTTTAAGGGTCCTGGTATATAACGCACCTTTGAGTTCAAGGGTCCTGGAATATGACACACCTTTGAGTTCAAGGGTCCTAGTACATGACGCACCTTTGAGTTTAAGGGTCCTGGTATATGATGCACCTGTAAGTTCAAGGGTCCTGGTATATGACACATCTTTGAGTTCAAGGGTCCTGGTATATGACACACCTTTGAGTTCAAGGGTGGAGCTATATGAAACACATTTGTGTGGAAGGTTGAAGGCACATGGCATGATTTTGAGTTCAAGGGATGATTTACCTGAGTATATGGCATGCCTTTGAGTTCAAGGGCCAAGGTGTATGTCATGCCTTTCAGTTCAAAGGCTCAACCGTATTTTATGCCTTTCTGTTAATGGGTCAAGGTATATGGCATGTGTTTGAGTCCAAGAACTGATGTATGTGGCATGTGTTTGAGTTCAAGGATTGAGGTATTTGGCATGACTGTCAGTCCAacagccacgttttgtggcttccCGTCAGTTCAAGTGGAGGTATGTGGCATGAGTTAAACGCAGAGGTGTATGGCTTCTGTGAGTTCAAGAGGTTTGTGGCATGGCTTTGATTCAAGGGCAGAGGAGGTGACATGTGCATATGGGTTAAAGGACAGCAATATCTGTCAACCTTTGAAGTTTAACTATAGAGAGGTTTGGGGTAAAAGTGCCAGACATGCCTGAGTGCAGGGAGGAACCAACAGAGCACCTCTATGACTTCAAGTGAATAGATACCTGGCAGGATACAAGGACCTCTCACTTCTAGAATACAAGGACCTTTCACTTCAAGGATAGAAGGATAGAGGGATACAATGACCATTTCACTTGAAGGATAGAAGGATTCAAGGATACAAGGACCTTTCACGTGAAAGATAGAAGGATACAAGGACCTTTCACTTCATGGAAACAAGGACCCTACACTTCAAAGATAGAAGGACACATGGATACAATGATACAAAGACTTTTCACTTCAAGGATACAAGGACGTTTCACCTTAAGGATAGAAAGATTCAAGGATACAGTGTTACAAGGACCATTCACTTTAAGGATAAAAAGATACAAGGATACAATGTTCTGAGGACCTTTCACTTCAAGGATACAAGGACCTTTCACTTCAAGCATACAATAATACAAAAATACAAGGACTTTTCATTTCAAGGATACAAGGACATTTCATTTCATGGGTAGAAGGATACAATGAAACAAGGAGACAGGGCCCTTTCACTTCAAGAATACAATAATACAAAGACACATTTTACTTCAAGGATACAAAGACCTTTCACTTCAAGGATGCACAAATACAAGGGTAGAAGGACCTTTCATTTGAAGCATAGAAGGATACAGGGACCTTTTATTTCAAGGATACAAGGTCATTTCACTTCAAGAATTTAAGGGCCTTTCACTTCAATGATACAAAGATAAAAGGACCTTTCAATTCAAAGATACGAGGGCCTTTGACTTCAAGGTTACAAAACCTTTCACTTCAAGGATAAAAGGACCTTTCACTGCAAGGATACAAAAACTTTAATTCCAAGGATACAAGGGCATTTCACTTCAATGATACAAGGGTCCTTCACTTCAAGGATACAAGGACCTTTCACTTCAAGCATAGAAAGACAAGGATATAAGGATCTGTTACTTCAAGGATACAAGGACATTTCACTTCAAGGATAGAAGGATACAAGGACATTTCACTTCAAGGATACAAAGACCTTTCACTTCAAGCATAGAAGGATACAAGGATAGAAGGACCTCTTACTTCAAGGATACAAGGACATTTCACTTCAAGGATAGAAGGACCTTTCACTTCAAGGATTTAGTGATACAAGGTCACCTTTCACTTCAAGGATGGATATGTGCTTGGCATGCTTTGAAGTGAGGCGATGGAGGTATTTGGATGGCTTCTAATTTTGTTTTCAAGAGAAGGTGCTTGACATGCCCCTGTCTCCAGGGATGTCAGGCTATCCCACACTGCACTGCAGGTGCGGCTTAGGCATGGCTGGAGTGCACCCTCAGATCCCATCATCAGAGGCTGTCAGGTCACTCACAGTTTAGAAGGAAGAATGCCTTCACAAAAAAGCTACGAGAATATACTGTTTAGCCTAGACacacaggcaaaaagttaaagcCCTTAGACCCTCAGAAACAACTGATAACTTTAtaagaaatgtaaaatgaaaaaaaaaagtgaattaagAACAGGTGGCAGCAGACTGCCCCAATGAAACTCCTATGATCCCTGTTGTGAATGACTAGAAAGGTTTGCTTGTGCTTCCTTGTTTCTTTTAAATCGCCCCCcaattttctgttattttttttatggATTTGCCCCTTCTTTTCCAGCTTCCCCATTGGCTTTCTTCTCTGCTTCCGGCAAGGCGCGGATGGCAGCGCCCAGCTGGCAGTTGATGGCATTAACCCTTGCCTCTACACTTTGGTCAAACTCTTGCTTTTTGGAAATGACCAGCGCCTGGATGGACTTCTGGGCCTCCGTACAACCGGCCTGTAACTTCTGGCGCTCGATGAGGAACTCTGGGTTTGAGGGGTTCATGCTGATGAGCCGCCCTAAGGCGCTCACGCGGTCCATCAGGTAGCGCTGGGACACCTCGCAGTAGGTAGACGAGATCATGTTGACTAGGTTGGCAATGTTGCTGGCTTTGAAGGCTTGGTTGTACAGCAAGTCCTTGACGAAGTCATCAGTAGAATAGTTGGGCAGGGTCTGTGCACTCTTGGAGGTCTCCACCAGGTCTTTGACAGACGTGGCGAGGCAAGACTCAATGAGGTTGGATATCATCTGGAAGAAGCGGATCATCTTCTCCCACTGCTCCCGCACTCTCGCCAGGGCATCCAGGCCTTTGATGAGCATATTCTTGGCTCTGGTGAAATCAATCTCCTCCACTTTGAAGCTCCTCATTTCAACCAGGATTGCGGTTagtttctcattttcttttttgaggttctcaaaggacTGTTGGTATATGTCCTGAGTTTTTTCTAACTGCTGTTTGGCCATATTCGCTGTGGCCTGGGCGCGATCTGCTGCCTCGCTGCCCGCagctccacttcctccactccttGCCATCTGTGGAGGTTTTACTTGGACAGGTGGAGCATTGGTCTTTCGGGAACAAAACATTTCAAATTGTGATGCTCTGGCGTAcagtgattttattttttcaacaatATTCTTCAGGGTCATCTCAGTTGTACCTTCAGATGTGGCAGCTTTTTCCAACTCTTCACAAACTTCAATAGCCGGTTGTAAAAAACTTTTCACCTTTGTTTGCGCCTCACAGGGCGCTTCATTTTCTATCTCGCTCATCAGTGTGACTATGTTACTTTTTGGGTAGTTTGTGAGAACTTTCTGATTCTTCTCATCATAAACCAGTTTCATGTTAATCGATTGTTGGTTACTCTGTAGGACAAATTTTAGGCTGTCTGCCAGTGCTTTCACCCGTGCAGACTTGGCACAAATATTGTTGGTGCTCATGATGGCACTTGTGTCAGCCTTGACTTCGTTTTCACTAGCTGCACTGCCTTTATTGGAGTCTTTTTTATTTTGGTCAATCTTTACGCCCGTTTTGCTTGCTACAACAGCTGACGCAACCGTACTTACTGTTTCAAAAAGGCTGCCCACGATATTCATACCCATAACTTCCCACGCGGAGGGGATTTTGTCCATTGCCGTCTTGTAGGCCTTAGTTGCGTCTTGTAGTTGCTCTTGAGTGTTCTTCTTGAACTCCTCTGCCATTTGCAAAGACTTATTTGCGGATGCTTCTCTCAGAGTCAGTTGCTCCAGGGCGATCTTCACGTCGGTCAGTTTCTTCTCGTAGCCCCCCTTCGAGTTCTGGCAGGCTTCCAGCACCTCCTGGATCAGATGGATGGCATCTTGGAAGCCTGACTCCACAGCCTTAGCTAAGTTTGTGCATTCGGTGGCCAGGAAGAGTAAACTGTTCATCTGCTTTGGCAAGAAGGCGTCAACGATCTTAATTGGCTGGCTCAGAGTCTTGACTATCTGTGTGTTGGCCCTTGGGATCTGACTTGTGAGAAGCCTGATCTgatccatgtttttgtttgctgtgttgAAGGCAAACCAGGCTGTATTGCAGACCTGCATTAGGGATGCAGAAAAGGACTCTGGGTATTTCATGTACTTGAAGCCATTTTTTGGTGGATTCAGGTTGATAGAGAAGTCCCCCTGGCCTGATGAAATGGCTGCTAGCTCTCCCAAAATGGCTATGGAGATGGGGGCGGGCATCAGGAACTCCTCCCAGTTGGCGTATGGTTTCATCATCATTTCAGTATCCTTTCTGACGTCTTCGGCTTTGCTCACACTCTTAATTGCTTCATTGAGATTAGCAGTTGATGCTTTGCAGTCCACGTCTCTTCTGCGTCCTAGAGAAAATACAATTTTACAAGTCAGTCACATTAGTTATATCAAGGATGCCTAAATGTAAAATGACAATAGATTAATAAAGACAAAATTTATCCAGATCTTTGGTCTAGCATTCATTGTGTAAACCCTGGCTATCTTCTATAGCCTTATAGCTCTCTCTagcaggctataccagccattaaaggcccgctccagcatttGACGAGGGCCTTTATCaatggagcaggactttaatgccggtatagcccagctaagaAGGGGTATAAGGCTATTGGAACATTCTGCCACCAAATGGCAGAAtgctgtaataaataaaacaaaggcttcacagagACTGAGGGCACTGAAATCCCCTTTGGACTCCATGAGGCCTTtgctcacagcaacagctgtgtataaaaacattgaaatgttggccCTCTGGGATTCAACGGGCCATTAGAAGCACAGAACACTCAATtcttttcaatggagcccccaacattccaatgttctaataaatcttCAGTGCAAAACCTTCCTGACCGGCACACTTTAATGTGTTCATTGCCCAGTTAGTTCTTGCAACCCCTTCGGACTATGAGGCCTTTGATCACTGTAACAGCTGTGAATAAAAACAACGAAATGttggccattagaagcccagagcactccattgttttcgatggagcccccaacattcaaAATGTACTAATAACTCTTCAGTGCAAAACCGTCCTGACTTGCACACTTTCATGTGTTCATGGCCCACTTAGTTCTTGCAAGCCCAAGAGCGAATATGTGTCCCAATCCTATTCCAATTCATGACACTAAAAGACTGAAAGGCCAACAGCATTGGACTATCTATTGCAATTCATTCACGTTTCTTGGCATTCTACTGATGATGGAGCACGGTGGCTTCCTTGGCCGGCACACATGGTTCTCACCATGGTTCTCTCTATGGTTCTTGCCATGCCTATACAGGGCTGTCAGTCACCACCTACATTTTCACTCAGGCGGGTCCTTATGAGAGGCCTATTTTCATGTATTTATATTTAGGGTCTGCAGGAAGATATCAGCATGAAGGAGTTTGTTTTTTTGTGGAACAGGAGATGCAAAGGTTTTCAATATGTGGAGGGTTGACTGTAGGCAACAAAATGATTGGAATTATGGGTCAGCAGACAAGACATAGTGCTGAGATGCACAGTGAGGTTCGTATTGTAGAGAATGGAGTATTTGAACTGCAAAATGTCTACGTGGTCATCCTGCAATGGCTGACTGGTCTTTGGTTGTCACCAACAAAGGTTTGAGTGCTGACCCAGAGTCACGCCCAAACATCTAAGCACAAAACCCTGCTAGACACGCTCACTGGAATGCAAATATTTCCCAATCTTCAGCCCTGGTCCTCACCGCGGATCCCGATTATGTTATGTTTGAGTTCTCCTAAACCTACACAATTTCAATTTACACAAGAGGAGAATTCATGAACTACTAGAAGGCATCTTTGATACAGGACAGGAATGCGTCCAAGGAGTGGCCTGTGTAGGAGGAACGGGCCCGGGGAAGATTTTCAAGATGGATCAATGGTGATACATAGGGGTTCAAAAGCACAGAGATGGGCAATGGATTACAAAGAATCTGCACATGACCTAAGAGTTTGTCAACCATATTGAGGCAAGATCCACTATCCAAGTACTTTTAAAATATATCAAAGCTGACACGGTTACTAACCTGGTAACATACACTTGAGAGAACCCTGTTTGTTTTAATTGATGAGACTGAGTTAGAGAGACATAGTGCAAGCTGAAGTGATTTTTGAGCAACTTTAATGGAGGTATGAATGATTACTCCAAACATACAATTCTGATTGGCTTTCTTTTCCACACTGCAAATGAATCACAAAACTCCCTGTTCTAGGACCATCAAAATGTGAAAATCCTTGTGTCTGGGTGCAGAAATGTTAGAAGCCACACCAGAAAATATGGGATCTCACCGAGAATATGAAAGTTGGCTGATACGGAGACCAGGCCCCATTCTTACTGAAACAAGAGCTGGGTGGGATGCTAGCAGAGTTTACTCCTccatccatcctgccacaggcCTATTGTcctttcacacctcatcagaggctAAATACTACCACAGGAGAAGTGGGAGAGCCTGGCAGAATGGTATAAAATATAGTCTACACTCTcgcagagaaaagcaaggaggaataCTATCAATGTTGCAGTACATTTAGCAAAATGTACAGCATGAACTTAGGTCTTTGAGTAGTAACCAGTAGTGTGTAGTTGATTTCTATAGCTACTTCCAAGATTGGCTTATAAAAGCTATTATTTCCCTTTACAAGTAAGGCGCAATTGGAAACAAGCAAAACTGatatgagatctattggctttgtcaatgtttctaGCGATGCAATTCTCGGCACCtgctccacatcctgtgattctggacaaattactTTAATATCCTGTACTCAAAAACATGAATGCAACCTTGTGTATTGTTACTGGTGCTCTTGTAAAAGAACTCAGGTCACGTTCcagttatataaaaatacaaatataaacatagggaGTGGATGCAAATAATGGGGAAAGGGTTTGGTGTAGGCAGGAGGAGAAGATCAGTGGGGGTGCGTTGGAGACACTCACAAGGGGACAGCGAGAGAGCAGGGGTCGGGTCGAGTGTtcactgtacttggtccatgctccacacaaaGAGCAGGAAGTGATGTGTTGTGAGCGCTGCCAAATTAGAAGGAAGAAACGAAGCGTGATTATGATGGCAACGTATGGTAAGTAATGGACGAGCTAAAAAACCCTTTCCGgtagagttttttttaaacatgagagATCATCACCATAGCAAGTGTCCTGCCTGAAGTCTCAACCTAAAAACTATTAAAGTCTTGGCAGTGAATTTAACTTTTCACATGGAGACATGCCAATATGCCTACTGTCCATGTATCTCTACCACATTATGGGATCAGGAAGTCTAGGCTCCAAATCACTTCTTaggtgtggcttagtaaatccaaaaGTAAGCTTTTGAAAGTCTCAAAAGTGATTTCTTTTAACATGTGTTGGTTGCAGAGCTGGCTGCAGGCATCCAGATTTATGTTTacaggcctgaagtcatgtttgtAGAGTTAGCCTTGTGGGTAAAATATTCAAATGTAAGTTTAGCCTCAGCAAGAGAGTTTTACAGAGTTATTGGCATGCTCGGGCTACAACATAAATTTTGCAACCTGTGGATTCAAAGGTGGTGTATGAGAGAAATTAGTAACACAAATCTCTAAGGTTGCAACAAATGCAGGGATATGCAGGAGACCAGTACAGAAACTAGAAACTGCATTTAACTCTATAGAAGCACATCAAAAACATCAAAGAAAGAGGTGAGGACAAAGGAACGTGTTGCAGAGGACACTGAGACAAGCTGAAACATAGGAtacacatagatcatttgtgggGTCATATTTGTTCTCATAATCTCTGTAGGAAATGTGTTCTTCCCATTTAATCCCCCAAGATTTTTCTCTTATTGAAtacctggttttggacttttactgtgagtgagtctccCCAGCGTAGTCTCACTCATATTAAATTCTGTTAAAAGGGACTGCCTTTAAGAGTAAGATGCTTTGGGCTGGTTACACTTGAACATGTGAGCACGCACGTATCCATATGTGCGCGGACTGAGCCTGTGAGACTACCATCTAGAAGGGACCATTCAAGATTGGTACTTATCTAATGTCGACCTCATCATAAT
This window encodes:
- the LOC138251502 gene encoding uncharacterized protein, translating into MGFQTFLLILGVMFTILASTSSGPIVVYRRRRDVDCKASTANLNEAIKSVSKAEDVRKDTEMMMKPYANWEEFLMPAPISIAILGELAAISSGQGDFSINLNPPKNGFKYMKYPESFSASLMQVCNTAWFAFNTANKNMDQIRLLTSQIPRANTQIVKTLSQPIKIVDAFLPKQMNSLLFLATECTNLAKAVESGFQDAIHLIQEVLEACQNSKGGYEKKLTDVKIALEQLTLREASANKSLQMAEEFKKNTQEQLQDATKAYKTAMDKIPSAWEVMGMNIVGSLFETVSTVASAVVASKTGVKIDQNKKDSNKGSAASENEVKADTSAIMSTNNICAKSARVKALADSLKFVLQSNQQSINMKLVYDEKNQKVLTNYPKSNIVTLMSEIENEAPCEAQTKVKSFLQPAIEVCEELEKAATSEGTTEMTLKNIVEKIKSLYARASQFEMFCSRKTNAPPVQVKPPQMARSGGSGAAGSEAADRAQATANMAKQQLEKTQDIYQQSFENLKKENEKLTAILVEMRSFKVEEIDFTRAKNMLIKGLDALARVREQWEKMIRFFQMISNLIESCLATSVKDLVETSKSAQTLPNYSTDDFVKDLLYNQAFKASNIANLVNMISSTYCEVSQRYLMDRVSALGRLISMNPSNPEFLIERQKLQAGCTEAQKSIQALVISKKQEFDQSVEARVNAINCQLGAAIRALPEAEKKANGEAGKEGANP